The following nucleotide sequence is from Pedobacter sp. PACM 27299.
TCTTTTAACAATATAATGGGTAATTCTATCCAGTAATGGTGCGTCACTGTGCATGGAAGCCTTGAACTTTTCTTCGAAGGCAGCGATGTCGGCGGCTATAGGTAGTTTTATCTGATTTATTCCCGGCATTCAGGTGAAAAAATATGTGTGCAAACATAAATTAAATATCTTTAAAAGCGTACTTTTAGTAAAAAGTTTAAAGTGAAAAATACATTCAAAGTACTTATCGCCGTTATTTTAGTCGCTCTCGTGGTATATTTTATGGGTCCAAGACCTGCGCAGCCACAATACAGCGCTCAGCTTCCTGTTGTTCCTCAACTTCCAGAGCTTGAAAATTATGTGAAATCTATCGAGTCCAAGCACAAGATCAAGCCGGGTAATGAGGCAGAGATTGTATGGGCAGATTCTGCGAACAAACAGCAGTCGGAATATTCAGTGGTTTACTTACATGGCTATACCGCTTCTAAGGAAGAGGGCAACCCTGTTCATACCTACCTGGCGAAAGAAATTCATGCCAATTTATACCTGGCCAGACTTGCGGATCATGGAATAGACACGGTTTCGGCAATGGAGTATTATACGCCGGACCGGGCTTGGGAAAGTGCTAAACAGGCTTTAGAAATTGGAAGAAGATTAGGAAAGAAAGTGATCCTGATGGGCACTTCTACTGGTGGTACATTGGCATTAAAGCTGGCTGCTACCTATCCTAAAGAAGTATATAGCTTGATGCTGATGTCGCCAAACATAGAGATCAACGAGAAGTTCGCTTTTCTATTAAACAACCCATGGGGATTACAGATTGCACGTTTGAACTTTGGTGGCAAAAAAGAAAGAGAAGTGGCCGACAGTGATCCTAGATATGCTAAATACTGGTATACTAAATACCGTTTAGAATCTGCAGTTGAGCTGCAGGAATTGGTAGAAACCACCATGAACAAGCAAACTTTTGAAAAAGTAACACAGCCAACCTTGCTGTTATACTATTATAAAAACGAGCAGGAACAAGACAAAACAGTAAAGGTATCTGCCGAGTTGAAAATGTTTGATGAACTGGGAACTCCGGCTGCTATGAAAGTTAAAAAAGCAATTCCTAATGCTGGAGACCATGTTATAGGTTCTTATATTACCTCTAAAGACATCCCAACTGTATTACAGGCTGTGGATGATTTCGTTAAAAATATATTGAAGATCTCAGTAGCTGAAAAAGCTGCGGTACAACCTTAACGGTTTAATATTAAAGGCTGAATTAAAGCGCTGTATACCTTGCTGAGCAAAGAATACAGCGCTTTTTTATTTTACAGCACTGCCTTCTCCCCTGCAGCGATATGTGCAAAGATCTGTTCGGCATGCACCCTGCTATTTTCGATATACCATTTGTGGGTATCCATCCCTCCGCATACTACGCCTGCAAGATATAAACCTGGCAAATTGCTTTCCATCGTTTCTTCATTATAGAAGGGCTGTGTACCATCCCCCATTTCCACACCCAGGTTTTTGAGCATGGCAAAATCAGGATGATAACCGGTCATCGCGATCACAAAGTCATTGTCGATGGTATGCTCCCCTTCCGGAGTTTTGATGGTTACTTTCCCCTCTTCAATGCTGGTCACTTCAGAATGGTAATGGGCGGTGATTTCGCCTTCTTTGATCCTATTTTCTATATCCGGGCGCACCCAATATTTTACATAAGAACCGATCTCGCCGCTGCGGATCACCAATGTTACTTTTGCGCCTTTGCGGTAAGTTTCTAAAGCTGCATCAATGCCAGAATTATTGGCGCCGATCACCACTACATTTTGAAAAGCATACAAATGCGGATCTTTATAGTAATGGGTCACTTTTGGCAAGGATTCGCCGGGAATATTCATCATTAGTGGAATGTCATAAAATCCAGTCGCGATGATCACTTTTTTGGTCTTATAATTTGTTTTTGAAGTGGCAACCTGAAATATCCCGTTTTCATTCTTCTTCACCTGTTCCACCTTTTCAAAAAGATGAATATTTAAAGAGAACTTTTCTTTGACTCTCCTATAATATTCTACAGCTTCATTGCGATTGGGTTTAGGATTGATGCTCACAAAAGGAACACCCCCTATTTCCAGGCGCTGGGAAGTAGAAAAGAAAGTCATGAAAACGGGGTAATTGAACAGACTGTTTACTAATGCTCCCTTTTCAACGATGACATAGGTCAGTCCGGCCTTTTTAGCTTCAATCGCACAAGCCATCCCAATCGGGCCGGCACCAATAATCAGTACATCGTAATTGTTCATTTTATCCGTTTTAATGATGGATTAAGCTTTCATCTGTTTGGAAGGGCAGGCAAAATCCGTACGTTTCAATCCCGTAGTTTTGATGGCAGCATAACCACCGGCAACATCGATTACATTTTCCACCCCTCGGGCTTTAAGAATCGATGCGGCTACCATAGAGCGGTACCCACCGGCACAATGGATATAATAAGTTTTTTTAGGATCGATCTCCTGCGTCCAGTCGTTGATGTAATCTAAAGGACGTGTTAAAGTTTGCTCCAGATGTTCGGCTTCATACTCTCCTGGTTTTCTCACATCCAGGGCTTTCACATTCTCATTGTTATTCAATACTTTTTCAAATTCCGCAGCAGAAATAGAAGTAATGGTTTCCAGGTCTTTTCCTGCAGCGGCCCATAAGCTGATGCCGTCCATTAAAAACCCAATGGTATTGTCGTAACCAACTCTGGAAAGACGCATAATCGCTTCTTCTTCTTTTCCCGGCTCACACACCAATAGCAAAGGTTGTTTGAGATCGGTAATTAAAGCGCCTACCCAGGGGGCAAACTGGCCATTTAACCCAATGTTCACCGAAGAAGGAATAAAGCCCTTAGCAAAGACCTGAGGATCTCTGGTATCAAGGATCAGGGCCCCGGTGCTATTTGCCATGGCTTCAAATTCGTCTGGTGTTAAAGGCGTCAATCCTTTCTCACAAACTTCTTCAAAGCTTTCATAACCATGTTTGTTCATGGCGGCATTTTTAGCAAAATATTGAGGTGGTGGTAAAATACCTGCCGTCACTTCTTGTATAAATTGTTCTTTTGAACTTGCTTTTAAGGCATAGTTGACTTCCTTTTGATGCCCTAAAGTATCGAAAGTTTCCTTGCTCATATTTTTTCCGCAGGCCGAACCGGCACCATGTGCAGGGTATACCAATACATGGTCAGGAAGTGTTAAAATTTTATTGTGCAGCGAATCGTACAGGGTGGCGGCCATATCTTCCATGGTCAGCTCCCCTTTCTGTGCTAAATCCGGACGACCAACATCACCGATAAACAGGGTATCACCAGAAAAAATGCAATGTGCTTTACCTTCCTCATCCGTCAATAGATAAGTGGTTGATTCTGGTGTATGCCCAGGCGTATGCAAGGTGGTGATCGTGACTGCACCAATTTTAAATTGCTGTCCATCGGCTGCGATCAAAGATTTGAAAGTCGTTTGGGCCGTTGGGCCATACACGATTTCCGCACCGGATTTTTCTGCCAGGTCTACATGACCCGACACAAAATCAGCATGAAAATGAGTTTCGAAAATATATTTTATCGTTGCATTGTCTTTCTCCGCACGTTTAAGATAGGGATCTATCTCCCGTAGGGGATCAATAATTGCGGCTTCACCATTACTTTCTATGTAATAGGCTGCCTCTGCTAAACAACCTGTATATATCTGCTCTATCTTCATTCCAATTTGCTATTGAACTGCAAAATTAAGGTTATAATTGATCTAGCGCAAGATTTTGGTTTTTAATTACATTGACAGGATAAGCAGATCAGGCAGTCAGCTCTCCGCGAAGTGATTGTTCCATTAAAGCGCCTACCTCTGCTGCGGTATAATCCTGCCCCATTAAATACATCAATTTGGTCACTGTAGCTTCAAAAGTGGTATCATAACCACAGATGACGCCCATCTGCTGCAGCTTTTTACTGGTTTCATATTTCCCCAATTCTACAGCTCCCCTTTTGCACTGGGTAATGTCGATGATCAGTTTGCCTCTATTGATGGCATCCTGTAAACTGGCAATGAACCAATCTGCAGTAGTTGTATTTCCGGAGCCGAAGGCTTCCAGCACAATGGCATCCACCCCTGATTTTGTAATGGCATGAACTGCCTGAGGAGAAATCCCCGGATACAGTTTCAGTACCCCAATATTAGCGTTGAACTTTGTATGTACCTTCAAAGGTTCTGTAGGCTGTTTTGCGATGTAGTTTTTAAAGAAAGATAAATGAACTCCTGCTTCTGCCAGAATTGGATAATTTGGCGAGCGGAAGGCTTCAAATTTCTCTGAATTGTATTTTATGGATCGGTTGCCGCGAAATAGCTGATAGTCGAAATAAATACACACTTCGGGCACCATTGCTTTTCCTTGTTTCTTAGTGGCCGCAATTTCCAGGGCGGTAATCAGGTTTTCTTTGGCATCTGTTCGGATCTCTCCTATCGGCAGCTGTGAGCCGGTTAAGATCACCGGTTTCGACAAATTCTCCAGCATAAAGCTCAATGCAGAAGCGGTAAAAGACATCGTATCGGAACCATGAAGAATTACAAAACCATCAAATTCCTCATATTTATCCCGGATTAAACTGGCCAACTGTTCCCAAATTAAGGGGTCCATGTTAGAGGAGTCGATGATCGGATCAAAAGAATGCACGGAAAGGTCGTAGTTTAACCTGGCCAGTTCCGGAACATTTTGTTGAATTTGCTCAAAGTTAAAGGGAATGAGTACACCGGTTTTAGGATCGTTTACCATTCCTATGGTTCCGCCGGTGTAGATGATCAGTATTTTAGTCATTGGTTAGATGTTGAAGATAGTTTTAGAATTGGCAGTAGTGACGGCAGCAATTTCTTCGATGTCGGTTTGGTAAATGTCTGCTAATTTCTCCGCAATGTGTATCAGGTAACTGCTTTCATTTGGTTTTCCACGAAAAGGAACGGGTGCCAGGTAAGGAGAATCAGTTTCCAGAACCAGGTTGGCCAATGGGATTTCCTTCAATACCCCGTCTAGTCCGCCATTTTTATAAGTGACTACACCGCCGATACCCAGGTAAAAACCGAGGTCGATGGCTTGTTTTGCCTGTTCTACATTTCCGGTGAAGCAATGCAAAATCCCTCTTAATTTGGCATCTCTTTCTTTTTCCAATACCTCAAAGATCTCGTCGAAAGCTTCTCTGCAATGGATCACAATCGGCAGGTTCAGGTCTTTCGCCCATTTGATCTGCTCAGAAAGAGCGATCTTCTGAATGTCTAAAGTGGTTTTATCCCAGTGCAGGTCAATTCCAATCTCACCAATGGCATAGATCTCCCTGCCTACGATACTTTCGCAGATTTCGTCCAGTACCAATTCATAATCTTCTTTTACATCACAAGGATGCAATCCGGCCATCGCAAAGCAATGTTGCGGGTATTTTTCTACCATCGCATCAATTTTGGCAATAGAAGCAATATCAACATTGGGCAAAAACAGGCGCTCTATATGATTATCAAGACATCTTTGCATCAAGACATCTAATTTCTCTGGGTCTGTCTCGTAATATAGGTGGGTATGGGTATCCGTCAAAAGCATGGACAAAGTTAATAAAAAAAGCAGCGGAAAGCACTAAGACACCAACCATAGAACGAGAATCACGTCTAAAAAAAATATCCAGAGATCTGAATAACATCGACATTGAACAAATTGAAAAAAGTTAAAATTATAAAAGGCGGGATTTCCCGCCTTTTATAATTTTTATATCTTATGGAATAAAACTATGTACCTATTACATATCCTAAAATACCTTCATACATCCATCCACCAGTTCCCCAACCCAGTTCATTAAATCCGACAGAGAACATATGACGTCCTCTATTATCCACGTATCGAATTAAAGGCTGAGTGCCTGGAACGTTCGCCGAAAAAATATAACCCACAATTCCTTCATACACACCATTACCATTTCCAGGCCCAAGTTCATTTCTATTATTTGAATAAAAATGAGTCTTTGTATTAGGCAGGTAAAATCTATGTAAGGCTATTGTCCCAGCTATAGAATTATCTGGATATATTTTAGCAAACGGTCCTTCAACTTGCCAACTGGAGCTTCCAGCTACTTCACCGGGATTAACAGTTAACAATCTACCATTAGTACTAGCGTTGTAGCAACGATAGATCATTCTAGTAGGTGGCTCATTTACGATATGAATCTGATTGTCCGATAAATATTTGGTAACATATGCCTTTACCTCTGCCTTTTTTACAGGATCATTGATTACATCATAAATTGGGATTAAGCCTCCCTCACTAATATTAATCATTTCTGCATTCTCTACAGTAGAACTATTTTGCCAGCTACCTATATTGACTACAGGTGTATTCGTACCTAATGGCATTTCTCCAACAATCTGCATTGAAGGATTACCACCCCAGGTTCTATAATGCAATGATTGAGAAAAATTATCTTTAACATCAGTTGTATTATATGAATAACCCGTATTTATACTGAAAATAGCCTTAACTTTCACATCCACTCCAGCAGATGCTGCATGAATTTTATCTTCTCTAGATGTCTCTGAGCGATACAAAACTTCAAGCTTAGCGCCCAAAACGATATCTTTTAAAATATGGGTGCCGTAATTATTTACAATATATGCAGCACTTTGATTACTAACATCTGCAATAAATGAAGGACTAAGATAATCCATCAACATCGCATTATTTGCGTTGAATTTGACTCTTTTTTGTATCATCATCAAATCAAAACTGCTATAAACAAATTTAGAAGAGAAGGCAGTAGAATCCTTATAACGAGCTGTTACTGTTGCTTTAAAAAACGGGGTCACACCGGTATATTCAGCATCAACCCTTAAACTCAATCCTTTAGTATAATCAAGAGCATTTTTTCCGGCGATAATTTTTCCTTCCTGCTTTTTTGATAAATCCCAAATTACCCGAGTTGGTTGCTCACTTTGTAATCTATCCACATCAATTACAGGAAACTTTGCAGCACTAGAATTGGCATATTCTCCGGTGATATCATATCCAAATCCAAGCAAATCATTTTTGCCATCTCCTGCAGACAGTAGGCTGA
It contains:
- a CDS encoding asparaginase, which produces MTKILIIYTGGTIGMVNDPKTGVLIPFNFEQIQQNVPELARLNYDLSVHSFDPIIDSSNMDPLIWEQLASLIRDKYEEFDGFVILHGSDTMSFTASALSFMLENLSKPVILTGSQLPIGEIRTDAKENLITALEIAATKKQGKAMVPEVCIYFDYQLFRGNRSIKYNSEKFEAFRSPNYPILAEAGVHLSFFKNYIAKQPTEPLKVHTKFNANIGVLKLYPGISPQAVHAITKSGVDAIVLEAFGSGNTTTADWFIASLQDAINRGKLIIDITQCKRGAVELGKYETSKKLQQMGVICGYDTTFEATVTKLMYLMGQDYTAAEVGALMEQSLRGELTA
- a CDS encoding YpdA family putative bacillithiol disulfide reductase, with the translated sequence MNNYDVLIIGAGPIGMACAIEAKKAGLTYVIVEKGALVNSLFNYPVFMTFFSTSQRLEIGGVPFVSINPKPNRNEAVEYYRRVKEKFSLNIHLFEKVEQVKKNENGIFQVATSKTNYKTKKVIIATGFYDIPLMMNIPGESLPKVTHYYKDPHLYAFQNVVVIGANNSGIDAALETYRKGAKVTLVIRSGEIGSYVKYWVRPDIENRIKEGEITAHYHSEVTSIEEGKVTIKTPEGEHTIDNDFVIAMTGYHPDFAMLKNLGVEMGDGTQPFYNEETMESNLPGLYLAGVVCGGMDTHKWYIENSRVHAEQIFAHIAAGEKAVL
- a CDS encoding MAC/perforin domain-containing protein — encoded protein: MNKNYYLLSCLFLAASLFFGCSKEEFKLNDLQENSNSLSNRISLLSAGDGKNDLLGFGYDITGEYANSSAAKFPVIDVDRLQSEQPTRVIWDLSKKQEGKIIAGKNALDYTKGLSLRVDAEYTGVTPFFKATVTARYKDSTAFSSKFVYSSFDLMMIQKRVKFNANNAMLMDYLSPSFIADVSNQSAAYIVNNYGTHILKDIVLGAKLEVLYRSETSREDKIHAASAGVDVKVKAIFSINTGYSYNTTDVKDNFSQSLHYRTWGGNPSMQIVGEMPLGTNTPVVNIGSWQNSSTVENAEMINISEGGLIPIYDVINDPVKKAEVKAYVTKYLSDNQIHIVNEPPTRMIYRCYNASTNGRLLTVNPGEVAGSSSWQVEGPFAKIYPDNSIAGTIALHRFYLPNTKTHFYSNNRNELGPGNGNGVYEGIVGYIFSANVPGTQPLIRYVDNRGRHMFSVGFNELGWGTGGWMYEGILGYVIGT
- a CDS encoding alpha/beta hydrolase, whose protein sequence is MKNTFKVLIAVILVALVVYFMGPRPAQPQYSAQLPVVPQLPELENYVKSIESKHKIKPGNEAEIVWADSANKQQSEYSVVYLHGYTASKEEGNPVHTYLAKEIHANLYLARLADHGIDTVSAMEYYTPDRAWESAKQALEIGRRLGKKVILMGTSTGGTLALKLAATYPKEVYSLMLMSPNIEINEKFAFLLNNPWGLQIARLNFGGKKEREVADSDPRYAKYWYTKYRLESAVELQELVETTMNKQTFEKVTQPTLLLYYYKNEQEQDKTVKVSAELKMFDELGTPAAMKVKKAIPNAGDHVIGSYITSKDIPTVLQAVDDFVKNILKISVAEKAAVQP
- a CDS encoding MBL fold metallo-hydrolase — its product is MKIEQIYTGCLAEAAYYIESNGEAAIIDPLREIDPYLKRAEKDNATIKYIFETHFHADFVSGHVDLAEKSGAEIVYGPTAQTTFKSLIAADGQQFKIGAVTITTLHTPGHTPESTTYLLTDEEGKAHCIFSGDTLFIGDVGRPDLAQKGELTMEDMAATLYDSLHNKILTLPDHVLVYPAHGAGSACGKNMSKETFDTLGHQKEVNYALKASSKEQFIQEVTAGILPPPQYFAKNAAMNKHGYESFEEVCEKGLTPLTPDEFEAMANSTGALILDTRDPQVFAKGFIPSSVNIGLNGQFAPWVGALITDLKQPLLLVCEPGKEEEAIMRLSRVGYDNTIGFLMDGISLWAAAGKDLETITSISAAEFEKVLNNNENVKALDVRKPGEYEAEHLEQTLTRPLDYINDWTQEIDPKKTYYIHCAGGYRSMVAASILKARGVENVIDVAGGYAAIKTTGLKRTDFACPSKQMKA
- a CDS encoding TatD family hydrolase; this encodes MLLTDTHTHLYYETDPEKLDVLMQRCLDNHIERLFLPNVDIASIAKIDAMVEKYPQHCFAMAGLHPCDVKEDYELVLDEICESIVGREIYAIGEIGIDLHWDKTTLDIQKIALSEQIKWAKDLNLPIVIHCREAFDEIFEVLEKERDAKLRGILHCFTGNVEQAKQAIDLGFYLGIGGVVTYKNGGLDGVLKEIPLANLVLETDSPYLAPVPFRGKPNESSYLIHIAEKLADIYQTDIEEIAAVTTANSKTIFNI